A stretch of Alligator mississippiensis isolate rAllMis1 chromosome 14, rAllMis1, whole genome shotgun sequence DNA encodes these proteins:
- the LOC106739808 gene encoding omega-hydroxyceramide transacylase-like: MDEVDQGDVGSPAQSVSFCGCAFLLGYELGVIQALQELAPEMLGSAAKFFGISSGAIAAAVLACGGNKEIVDEFYYAVMEKNKKSLLGPFSSGSNFFKLLEKGLYKSLKENCHQLASGRLHIGLTRLPDGQKVVISDFCSKEEVIQAVLCSCFIPCLCGWIPPSFRGVRYIDGGFTSLHPLSDPETTIYVSPFAGENDICPRDCPAAFYTIKVLDCSFQISVENLCRMSYGIFPPLWLDIREIYEQGYRDTVFYLQINKEHGTVTRTSKKTSHGQLQHRLPDVQKNRNLSGLLHALAEIFLQSFWNYIKYLQKR; encoded by the exons ATGGATGAGGTGGATCAAGGCGATGTTGGCTCCCCTGCACAGTCTGTTAGCTTTTGTGGCTGTGCATTTCTCCTCGGTTATGAGCTAGGAGTTATTCAGGCCCTGCAGGAATTAGCACCTGAGATGCTGGGATCAGCAGCCAAATTCTTTGGAATATCGAGCGGAGCAATCGCAGCTGCAGTATTGGCGTGTGGTGGCAACAAAG AAATTGTGGATGaattttactatgcagtaatggAGAAAAATAAGAAATCACTCCTCGGCCCCTTCTCTTCAGGTTCCAATTTCTTTAAGCTCTTGGAAAAGGGATTGTACAAAAGCCTAAAAGAAAACTGTCACCAGCTGGCCTCCGGGAGGCTTCATATTGGTCTCACACGTCTGCCAGATGGCCAGAAAGTTGTAATTTCAGACTTCTGCTCAAAGGAGGAGGTCATTCAG GCAGTGCTCTGCAGCTGCTTTATTCCTTGCCTATGTGGATGGATCCCTCCTTCCTTCCGAGGCGTG CGATATATTGATGGAGGATTCACGAGCCTGCATCCTCTCTCTGACCCAGAAACTACAATTTACGTATCACCATTTGCAGGGGAGAATGACATATGTCCAAGAGATTGTCCAGCTGCTTTCTACACTATCAAGGTCCTTGACTGCAGTTTTCAGATCTCAGTTGAGAACCTGTGCAGGATGTCCTATGGCATATTTCCTCCTTTATGGCTG GACATACGTGAAATATATGAACAAGGATATCGTGATACCGTTTTCTACCTGCAAATCAACA AGGAACATGGAACAGTAACCAGAACATCAAAGAAGACTTCccatgggcagctgcagcacaggcttCCAG ATGTCCAGAAGAACAGGAATTTATCTGGATTGCTGCATGCCTTGGCTGAGATCTTCTTGCAGAGTTTCTGGAATTACATCAAATATCTGCAAAAAAGATAA
- the LOC132244818 gene encoding omega-hydroxyceramide transacylase-like: MEKSKKSIFGPYSPRFHFLKLLEKGLRKGLTENCHQLASGRLHIGLTRLPDGQKVVISDFCSKEEVIQAVLCSCFIPVIWGWIPPSFRGVRYIDGGFTSLHPLSDPETTIYVSPFAGDNDICPRDCPAAFYSIKVLDCSFQISVENLCRISYGVFPPLWLNIREMQNKGYHDTVYYLQMKKERGMVTGTPKKTPHKQLQHSLPDAQENRNLSGLLHALAEFFLQSFWNYIKYLQKIYSAKI, from the exons ATGGAAAAAAGTAAGAAATCAATCTTCGGCCCCTACTCTCCACGTTTCCATTTCCTTAAGCTCTTGGAAAAGGGATTGCGTAAAGGCCTGACCGAAAACTGTCACCAGCTGGCCTCAGGGAGACTTCATATTGGTCTCACACGTCTGCCAGATGGCCAGAAAGTTGTAATTTCAGACTTCTGCTCAAAGGAGGAGGTCATTCAG GCAGTGCTCTGCAGCTGCTTTATTCCGGTTATTTGGGGATGGATCCCTCCTTCCTTCCGAGGTGTG CGATATATTGATGGAGGATTCACGAGCCTGCATCCTCTCTCTGACCCAGAAACTACAATTTACGTATCACCATTTGCAGGGGACAATGACATATGTCCAAGAGATTGTCCAGCTGCTTTCTACTCTATCAAGGTCCTTGACTGCAGTTTTCAGATCTCAGTTGAGAACCTGTGCAGGATCTCCTATGGCGTATTTCCTCCTTTATGGCTG AACATACGTGaaatgcagaacaaaggatacCATGATACCGTTTACTACTTGCAGATGAAAA AGGAACGTGGAATGGTAACCGGAACACCCAAGAAGACTccccacaagcagctgcagcacagtctCCCAG ATGCCCAGGAGAACAGGAATTTATCTGGATTGCTGCATGCCTTGGCTGAGTTCTTCTTGCAGAGTTTCTGGAATTACATCAAATATCTGCAAAAAATATATTCTGCAAAAATCTAA